In Chlorocebus sabaeus isolate Y175 chromosome 2, mChlSab1.0.hap1, whole genome shotgun sequence, the genomic stretch AAATGAAGGATGGGGGAGCAGAAGTCTCCACTCATCCCTTTGGCCCTAAGCACTCCGCATTGTACATGGGGACCTGAGACTTTCTTTGACCCGCACCGGCAACTCAGCTAGCCGGCTTTCTGGGAGCTGGGGTGCAGGAGTGGGGATTAACACTCCCTAAAGCAGCCCTCAGCCATGGGCTGAGAAATTGGCGGATAAATACCCGGCTTCCTGGACGACAGGCGGAGGGACTCCCCCTTGCCTTTCAAAGTGTAGGGAATGGACCAGCAGCAGCTGCAAACCCGGGTACTCATGGCAAGGCAGAATCTCCCGCCTTGCCCCCCACCTGCTGAATTAAAATCTGCATTTCCGCTggacccagtggctcacgcctgtaatcccagcactttgggaggctgaggcaggcagataacctgaggtcaggagttcaagaccagcctgggaaacatggtgaaaccctgtctctactaaaaatacaaaaattagctgggcataatggctcactcctgtaatcccagctactcgggaggctcaggcacaagaatcacttgaacccaggaagcagaggttgcactgagaggagatcatgcccctgcactccagcctgggcaacagagcgagactcagtctcaaaaaaaaaaaagaaaaaagaaaaaagaaaagaaaaaatatatatatctgcatTTCAACAGAATTCCCAGCTCCCTCCTATGCACCTTTGAGAAATGGTAGTCAAAGCCAAGTGTTCTCAAGGTGTGGCTAGAGCCCAATAGCTGTCACATCATCTGGGAATTTAGCAATGCAAActcaggccaggtgcgatggctcacgcctgtaatcccagcactttggaaagccgaggcgggtggatcacttgaggtcaggagttggggaccagcctggccaacatggcaaaaacccatctctgcaaaaaataaaaaaattagccaggcgtggtggcatgtgcctgtaatcccagctactccagaggctgaggcaggagaatcgcttgaactccagaggtggaggtcacagtgagccgagattgtgccactgcactccagcctgggtgacagagtaagactccatctcgaaaaaaaaaaaaaaaaaaagaaagaaagaaaaagaaaaaagaaagaaaagaaatgtaaattctagAGCCCTACTCCAGCCCTTTGCAATCAGAAACTCTGATGGTGAGGCCCAGAAAGCTGTGTTTTAACAGCTTACAAGTGATTCGGATGATTCACTTATGATTCGGTGACTCTACAAGTGATTCAgatgcacactaaagtttgagaatcactgacctcgtttttaaaaattgttttaaaattaacttttttttccctttagttgTTCGGAGTTAGGATCCAGATTGTCATGTGAGTTTCAGGGGGAAAAATatgactttctttttgtttctttctctttctctttctgaaaggtGATGATCCAATGCCCTTTGACATTAAAGCCGAGATGACACTGAAGACAAATTTTTTCGCCACTAGAAACATGTGCAACGAGTTACTGCCGATAATGAAACCTCATGGTAAGCCCAGTGTGTGGACAGTCGGGTTGCTTCCCTCAGTAAGAAGTGGGCCACAGGCTCCTCGGAGCAGGGCTGCCCTGCAGAAATCACTCAGGGGTGCTAGTTCTCTGAAGGGGCAAAAATAGAAAATGGCTTCATTTTCCCAGTGTCTGGCTTCTCACTCCaacattttaggttttgttttttgttttttgttttttttgcaggGGTGTGGGTGGTGGGAAGAAATTTTGCTCTTGtgcaggctgtagtgcaatggtgtgatcttggctcactgcaacctccacctcctgggttcaagcaatcctcctgcctcagcctcccgagtagctgggattacaggcaccgaccaccaccaccacacccggctaattttttatatttttagtagagatgcagtttcaccatgttggccaggctggtctcaaactcctgaccttcaggtgatccacccaccttggcctcccaaactggtggaattacaggcatgagccactacacccagccttaGCTTTAAATTTCAAAGGTAAGTGTGACATATCACAATGCTTTGGGATCCATGTCATGAATTCAATCCCAGAATGATAGAATGTTGCGAGTTCCCAAAGGCCTCTTGCCTCTGGTCAATTTCATGAGTCCTCCAGCCCTCCAAGGTGATGGGCCCACATCTAGCTCATCTCTGGACCTTGGTATCTGTTCTAGCATTACGACTTTTCCTATATTCCTTTCTTCTTGTACCAAACTTTCTCAAATTGAttcagaaaatccaaaagaagttttcattctttttttttttttgagacagagtctcgctctgtcatccaggctagagtacagtggcgtgatcttggctcactgcagtctccacctcccaagttcaagggattctcctgtctcagcctcccaagtagctgggattacaggtgtgcaccaccatgccctgctcattttgtatttttagtagagatgggatttcaccatgttgaccaggctagtctcaaactcctaacctcaagtgatccacccgcctctgcctcccaaatgctgggattacaggtgtgaaccaccgtgcctggactaGAAATTTTCTTTACTAGGAAATATCTTGCCTATACctgcaggtgttcaataaatgttactgttATACTTTTCCTACAAATATTGGAGTGCCTGCCATATTCCAGGCATTATGCTGGGTTCTGGGTGTGCAATGGTGAGCATTATAGACAGGGACCATCTCATTTGTGGAGCTGAAAGTCTAACAGGGGAGACAACCATTAGCAAAGAATCTGAAGTGTGAAATGACAGCTGGGCTGGGGGACAGGGAAGCTTGCTTCCTTGAGGATTTTCTTCCCCAAGAAGTTAACTGTGGATTCTTAGAACTGTGGTTCTTATTaaaattgtgctttttttttttttttggcagagtcttgctctgttgcccaggctggagtgcagtggcaggatttcagctcactgcaacctccaccttctgggttccagggattctcctgccttagcctcttgagtagctgggactacaggcatgtgccactatgcccagctaatttttatatttttagtagacacagggttttgccatgttggccaggctggtcttgaactcctgacctaaagtgatccacctgcctcagcctcccaaagtgctgggattacatgcgtgagctactgcacctggccagaagtgTGCTTTTcttaatttaacattttgaataatgattattgactgggtgtggtggctcatgcctgtaatctcagcactttgggaggctgaggcaggaagatcacttgagcccaggagtttaagaccaggctggaaaacatggcaagatcctcatcacttttaaaaaaacaaccaaacaaaccaaacaaacaaaattatctcTGGATgcaaaaacttgttttttttctcttgagacagtctccctctgttgcccaggctggagtgcagtggaacaatctcggctcacttcaacctctgcctctcaggtgcaagcgattctcctgccccagcctcccaagtagctggggttatgggtgagcaccaccacacccagctaatttttttgtatttttagtagagacggggtttcaccatgttggccaggttgatctcgaattcctgacctcaggttatccatcttccttggcctcccaaaatgctgggattacaagcttgagccactacacccagccgtAAAAACTTCTTAACCTAAGAAGGTGAATGCTGACAGATGCATTTGTACTCTCTCAGTTTCTTAGTGGGATGAGATCGTAGAAAGCCTGTAGGGAGAACTGCCGAAGCTTTGAATGGGGATGGAGTTTCTAAATGCAAATCTAAGCCAGTgtaaatgcacattttaaaaactctccttTTTACACAAAAGGTAACATTTCATACAATGTTCGCCACTTGGCTTTCTTTACTCCCTATGTCTGGGGCTCTCTCCAGATTTGGTCACgaagcttttctcttttttgtggctgcatagggACGCAGCCATTGTAGGGATGTCTTTTACTCAGGGTTGGGAAGTTTTCTCCCGATAAATTTTTGAATGGGAACTTGAGAGCTGCAAGCTATTAAAGACACCTTTAAAACTCCATCCCCTTTCAGAGCACCTGCAGTTCTCCCCGCAGGCTTTCTACAATCCCATCCCACTAAGAAACTGAGCAAGTACAAGAGTACAAGTGCAATTCTCACCATTCACCTTTTTAGGTTAAGAAGTTTttgcagccaggtgcggtggctcacacctgtaatcccagcactttgggaggccaaggcaggtggatcacgagatcaggagatcaagaccatcctggccaacatggtgaaaccccatctctaataaaaatacaaaaaaaaaattagctgggcgttgtggtgggcgcctgtagtcctagctactcgggaggctgaggcaggagaatagcgtgaacctgggaggcagagcttgcagtgagccgagatcatgccactacactccagcctgggcgaaggcGCCacattccatcaaaaaaaaggaaggaaggaaggaaggaaagaagggagggaaggaaggaaggaagggaaaataaaatatcataagaATGCACTTAATCCTgagtaacatagggagaccccatctctacataaaaaatgaaaattaaaagttagctgggcatagcggCATGCTGCAGCTtctcgagagactgaggtgggaggatcgcttgggccctggaggttaaggctgcagtgagctatgattgcgccacggtactctagcctgggtgacagagcaagaccttctctcaaacaaacaaacaaacaaaaaaatgcatttaatgcatCTGACCTACCAAACACCATAGATCAGCCTCACGTAGCTTTAAAGTGCTTTGAACGCTTACGTTAGCCTATAGTCCAGCAaagtcatctaacacaaagcctattttatcatAAAGTGTTGAGTATCTTCTGTAATTTATTGAatctgtactgaaagtgaaatgcagaatggttgtatgggggCTCCAAATACAGATTCTGCAGAATGCATATCGCTTTCCTCACCCATCAGTGAAATCAGTAAGTCCTAAGTGGAACCATCAGAAGGGAGGGACCATCTGTATTTGACTTGCTTATTTGTTCAAGGTTCTCAGTAAATAGGCCAAGCAACGACTAAGCCACTAGAGGGAGCAACTTGCCTACTCTTTCTAGAGTAAGGCAGCAGGTGTTTCGGGACTGGTGGGGCCACCTGGACCTCAGTGGAGGGTGGTGTGGGTGCAGCCTTTCCCAGGGCGGGTGACCCACCTGGCTGACGAAGCTGACCGTCAGCCCCTGGCCTCTCTCCCAGAGGTGTGCCCTCAGATCAAAGAGGACACCTCCTTCCCTTAAGAGGATTTTTTTCCTCGAAGGCACAGCTTCTAaaatctgtgttttctttcttcctttcctttttacatttaattccttGTAGCCACCAAGTTTTTGAGAACAAAGCTGTTTAGAAAGCAATGAAGAACACAGCATCACTGAGGTAGTATTCCTGGCCAAAATATTGATGTGACTCTCATCATGAGAAAATCAGACCAATTCACTTTGAGAGAAATACCACCAAATAATGGTCTacagtcttcaaaaaaaaaaggtcattgcAAACTACtctacattaaaatatatgaaagagatGAGACAATTAAATGCAAtccatgggccaggcatggtgactcacgcctgtaatcccagcactttgggaggccgaggtgggcagatcacgaggtcaagagatcgagactatcctcgttaacatggtgaaactccatctctactaaaaatataaaaaaatagccgggcatggtggcaggcgcctatagtcccagctacttgggaggctgaggcaggagaatggcgtgaacctgggaggtggagcttgcagtgagcggaggttgcgccactgcactccagcctgggcaacagagcgagactccatctcaaaaaaaaaaaaaatgcaatccaTGATCCTACTTTGGACCctggattaaaacaaacaaaaactatgaaaGAACGTTACTGGGACAATTTGGACACATTTGAATATGGGCTATATTTTAGATAATAGTGTCATATAATGATAAATGCCTGGCATGTGGTCATAACTGTAGTAATGTAGGGGAATGCCCTGGTTACCATATATAATACTAAAGTGTTTACGATGAAGGTTTATGATATCAACAACTTGGAGAGAAAAAGGGACAGAGAGGGAAAAGCAAACatagcaaaatattaacaattagtGAACTTAGGTGAAGGGTATAGGGTGTTTATCGAACTATTCTTGCAACTTCTCTGTAACAGGAAAGAAATACATACATTCACTTCATCTTTGAaggtgagggagagaaggaaggaaagaaatactgAATAGTACTAGGTATCTGGGGGGATGAGTGAGGTGCTAGTTTCCAAGGACAGAGTGAGGGTCTCTCTTGTGGGATTGGGGTCCACGAGAATGTGCAGCTCCCCTGCAATGGGAACCTGCGGGGAATGCcaatcagaaaatgaaataaaatctacagatccggccagtgtggtggcacacgcctgcaaccaaccccagcactttgggaggttgaggaaggcagatcacctgaggtcagaagtttgagaccaggccggccaacatggtgaaactccatctttccatctctactaaaaatacaaaaattagctgggcgtggtggcacacacctgtaatcccagctacttgggaggctgaggcaggagaattgcttaaactcgagagatggaggttgcagtgagccaagatcatgccactgcacttcagcctgaatgacagagcaaaactccatctcaaaaaaaaaaacaaaaaaactacagatcCTACTGGACACAAAGAATATGCATTCGGAATAATATGTAAGAAAAGAACTCCCTAAAATTAGTGGGGTTTGATGCTGATGAAATGTGTAAATTAACACATTTACTGGTTTTTGGATTTCCACCAGTACTTCAAATTGTTGTAAAATGTTTGGCCTGCATATTTGTTTCTGTGGGCACGATTGTCTCTTTAGTAGCTGTGAATTATGATCAACATGAATATTCATAATCTAATGAATATTAATATTATCAAATAGGGACTACAAAGTAATGAAATTGGGCccgatgcagtggctcacgcctgtaatcctagcactttgggaggcagaggcaggcagatctcctgagctcaggagtttgagaccagcccagccaacatggagaaactccatttccacgaaaaatacaaaaattagtccggcgtggtggtgtgtgcctgtggtcccagctacttgtggggctgaggcaggaggatcacttgagcatgggaggtggaggctacggtgagctgagatcttgccactgcactccagcttgggtggcagagtgagattctgtctcaaaaaaaaaagtaatgacatAAAAACCAGGATGGAAAAACAGCCCATTCCACATGTGAAGTGTCCATAATGAAGGACAGACAGAGTCATCCCCAGGGATTCCTTACTGCTGCTGGTTGTAGCACTAAGGAATTGGGGTGGCTGCCCACGGTCCTAGGAAATTGGGTGTGCCTAGGAAATTGAGAGCGTTAGCCCTTAGGGTGAGAGCACTGTCCCTCAGAAAGCAGGTTTATAAGTACTTGGAGTGTGTATGCTGGCAAGGCGTAGTTTTCTAAAActgccaggggctgggcacacggtggctcacacctgtaatcccagcactttgggaggccaaggcaggcggatcacttgaggtcaggagttcaagcccattatggccaacaggtgaaacctcatctctgctaaaaaaaaatacaaagattagccgggcgtggtggcgcacacctgtcgtcccagctacttgggaggctggtgcaggagaatcacttgatcctgggaggcggaggttgcagtgagccgagattgtgccactgcactccagcctaggcgacagaacgagaccctgtctcaccaaacaaaatttaaaaattttaggctgggtacagtggctcacacctataatcctagcactttgggaggtcgaggctagcagatcactttaggtcaggagttcaataccagcctggccaacatggcaaaaccccgtctctactaaaattacaacaattagctgggtgtggtggcgggcacctgtaatcccagctacttgggaggctgatgcaggagaattgcttgaacccgggagtcagaggttgcagtgatctaagattgcaccattgcactccagcataggtgatagagcaagactgtgtcttaaaaatcaatcaatcaatcaatcaatcaataaattcaagtaaaagtaaaaataaaactgcttggGGAATCTACAAATTTACTactgatagagcaagactgtgtctttaaataaataaataaataaatgtaagtaaaagtaaaaataaaactgcctgGGGAATCTACAAATTTACTACCTCACCCATCTCTCAGAGAATCCCTGAGAAAGGGAGCCCCTCTTACTGATGGAGGTGTGTTCTTCCCCTTGGGAGCATAGGGCCAAAAAAATATCAAAACCCATGGGTGCATAGATTTTATGCCTTCTAtagtcacattttaatttttttttaaatttgattgttactttttgagaaagggtctcattcatgtcacccaagctggagtgtagtggagtgtagtggtgtgatcatggctcactgcaatctctacttcctggattcaggtgatcctcttacctcagcttcctgagtagctgagaccacaggcacacgctaccacacccagctaatttttgtatttttagtagagatagagttttgtcacattgcccaggctggtcttgagctcctgggttcaagtgatccacccctctcggcctcccaaagtgctgggattacaggcatgagccacagtgtccaatcacttttttgtttttaatcagcaATTAAACCTGCacaatggccaggcgcggtggctcacacctataatctcagcactttgggaggctgagacaggcagatcacttgagatcgggagttcaagaccagcctggccaacatggtgagaccctgtctctactaaaaatacaaaaattagccaggtgtggtggcgtgcacctgtaatcccagctactcaggaggccgaggcaggagaattgcttgaacctgggaggcggagtttccAGTGGGTCAAGagggcatcactgcactccagcctgggcaacagggtgagactctatctcaaaaaaaaaaaaaaaaaggcgaggtgtggtggctcatgcctataattccagcactttgggaggccgaggcgggcagatcacgaggtcaggaaatcaagaccatcctggctaacacagtgaaacccgtctctattaaaaatacaaaaaaattagccgggcgtggtggtgggtgcctgtagtcccagctactcgggaggctgaggcaggagaatggcatgaacccgggaggcggagcttgcagtgagccgagattgcaccactgcactccagcctgggcgacagagcgagactccgtctcaaaaacaagcagacaaacaaacaaaaaaaatcctgcacAATGACTCAATTATATGTTTGGTATATTCAACCAATGgttgtatctctgtgatatgctttcatatttttctcactctgtttcAGGGAGAGTGGTGAATATCAGTAGTTTACAGTGTTTAAGGGCTTTTGAAAACTGCAGTGAAGATCTGCAGGAAAAGTTCCGCAGTGAGACACTCACAGAGGGAGACCTGGTGGATCTCATGAAAAAGTTTGTGGAGGACACAAAAAATGAGGTGCATGAGAGGGAAGGCTGGCCCAACTCACCTTATGGAGTGTCCAAGTTGGGGGTCACGGTCTTATCGAGGATTCTGGCCAGGCGTCTGGATGAGAAGAGGAAAGCCGACAGGATTCTGGTGAATGCGTGCTGCCCAGGACCAGTGCAGACGGACACGGATGGGAAATACAGCATCAGGACTGTGGAGGAGGGGGCTGAAACCCCTGTCTACTTGGCCCTCCTGCCTCCAGATGCCACTGAGCCACAAGGCCAGCTGGTCCATGACAAAGTTGTACAAAACTGGTAAACATCTGCTTCGGAGCTTGATGCTTAATAAAGGttggtggaatgaatgaatgatgttgTGGTTTGATtccctttctgttctttttcttttttttttttttgagatggagtctcgctcttgtcgcccaggctggagtgcagtggcgcgatctcagctcactgcaacctctgcctcctgggttcaagctgttctcctgcctcagcctcctgaggagctgggattactaAGAGTCTGCCAtcacgcttagctaatttttgtaatttttgtagagacgggatttcaccatgttggccaggctggtcttgaactcctgaccttggtttatctgcctgcctcggcctcccaaagtgctgggattaaaggcgtgagccacgacacccagccttttttactttttcttcttctttgtttttgtttgtttgtttttgtttttgtttttgagatagagtttcactcttgttgcccaggctggagtgcaatggcatgatctcggctcaccgcaacctccacctcccaggttcaagtgattctcctgcctcagcctcctgagcagctgggattacaggcatgtgccaccacacctggcaaattttgtatttttagtagacacagggtttctccatgttggtcaggctggtctcgaactcctgacctcaagtgatatgcctgcctcagcctctcaaagtgctgagattataggcgtgagccatcacacccagcctctttctgTTCTTGAAAAGGAATGTTCATAAGAATCTCCCTGGGAGAAAGGTGTCTAGTTCTGGAATCTGGAGCTGAACAACATTGCTATGCCCAACTCTTTAGCCTGAGAGGGAGAAGAACATAGTCTCAAATTTTAGTGGGCATCAGAACCACCTGAAGGGCTGATTAAAACAGATTGCTGGTTCCCCTCACCACACCAATTCActtcatttctaacaagttctcaggtaGTACTGACACTGCTGGTCCTGGGACTGCACTTAGAACCACTGGTGTAGCAAGTGGTTTTAGAACTATGGAGCCATTTTCCAGCTGTTCCttgctgtttccagttttttgatTCTGTAAGGGTGATGCTTTATCCTCTATTTCCTTAGCTCTGCAAGCTTTCTTTgcatctcattctgttttatttgagtatatttttattggttcttatacttttttttgtttgtttgagacagcgtctcagtctgtcgcccatgctggagtgcagtggcacaatctcagctcactgtaacctccacctcctgggttcaagccattcttctacctcagcctcccaagtagctgggactacaggcacccgccaccacgcccggctaattttttgtatttttagtagaaatggggtttctccatgttggcaaggctggtctcaaactcctggcctcaagtgatctgcccaccccagtctcccaaagtgctgggattacaagcaagagccaccacacctggctggttctTATACTTATGAAGTAGTAGAGCTTGAGGGACTCAGAAGGAATATCTTCTTTAATTGGGACatgatttcttctagatttttcagcTGGGTTTTGCATTCTGCATTCCTTCCCAGAATGTTTGCAAGGTTGCCCAGCCACCGCAACTGTATCTCTTTACTTCTTTACTGAAACACATGCAGATATCTTCTTCTTAAcctgtgtacaccccctgtgaacTACAGCCCAGAGTGATTCTTCAGTGGCTCCCtatttaatttgagacagggtcttgctttattgcccacgctggagtgcagtggcatcatcatgggttactgcagcctcgacctccagggcaaGAGACTTCCATGACTAaaacttcaagtgatcccccacctcagcctcctaagtagctgggactacagtcatgtgccatcatgcccagataattttttaatttttggtagagacagggtctcactatgttgcccaggctggtcttgtactccggGACTAAAGCAATCTTCACTCCTTTGCCTCttgaaatgctgggattccagacatgagccaccgcacccacccttttttataattttttttttttcagatagtctcgctctgtcgcctgactggagtgcagtggtgccgtcttggctcactgcaacctccacctcccatgttcaagcaattctcctgcctcagcctcccaa encodes the following:
- the CBR3 gene encoding carbonyl reductase [NADPH] 3, encoding MSSCSRVALVTGANRGIGLSIARELCRQFSGDVVLTARDVARGQAAVQQLQAEGLSPRFHQLDIDDLQSIRALRDFLRKEYGGLNVLVNNAAVAFKSDDPMPFDIKAEMTLKTNFFATRNMCNELLPIMKPHGRVVNISSLQCLRAFENCSEDLQEKFRSETLTEGDLVDLMKKFVEDTKNEVHEREGWPNSPYGVSKLGVTVLSRILARRLDEKRKADRILVNACCPGPVQTDTDGKYSIRTVEEGAETPVYLALLPPDATEPQGQLVHDKVVQNW